The DNA window aaaaatattccTTCAATGACAACACGTGTGTTATAGATGTAACAACAACCTTTATcgtatatttttcttcttccacATACTTCTGGAGTGTAGCAAATTGTCGAACCTTTTCCATTATCACagtaatttttttgtcattctCTCTATTTTTGCCATCCTGTGATTCATGTCTTCGATATCTTATAGATCCAATggatttgttattgttgttgttttagttCTGTAATACTTTGAACCGCAAAAAGAAGTTCTGTAAAACTAAATTCGGTGAAGGCTATTATGAAATTTCTTGAGCCTTTGATTTTTTGTAAATTGATTTCACATGCTCTCATTGACTTGCATTGAGAAAAATTCAATGAGAATAGAGCAAGGCTATgtcaaaaagaaaaactcaaaacTTGGTAATTCACTTATATTTTGCCAATTATTTAGGTTACCTCTctgcttatttatttatttattttatcttatacTAAGTACATTAGCAAGCAAATTTTTCTAATTTGACCATTTAACTGAAATAAGAAACAATTGAGCTTGCATTAGAAGCAATGAGATTGATGAAAATCATGGAGAGGAAGCTGAAGAGTGGATCACTAGACGTCATCTTTGAATTTCTGATCTTTTAAACTTCCTGGcatttcaaatatttatgttGCTTCAGCTTTTGTTGATCAGTATATATGTTATATGTTTTGATTTGTAGTTTGATGTTCAAGTGTTCTATTCCATGTCCGAGAAGTATTTCGTGTcgtgaaatatatttttaatgggTGCTCAAGGTACTAAAACATCATGCgacaataatacaatataaatcaAATGCAGTCGTCAAATCTCTaacatatttaataatttatggtGGCACCTTTCCAGCTAGCTCAAGTCATCATGAAGTTTTAAAGTTATACGTCCTCTTTAAAATCATGGTGAGATTTTGAAACTCTGTAGCTGATTNAAAATGCTGCAGGAGATTCATGATATGAGCATATTGATCCTTAGTAAGTGTGGCATTTTGATTGTGATTGCCCTGTGGACAGTCTTCTCCCTGAGCAGGCATCATGTCATCAGGAGATCCATGCACATTAGCCACAACTCTCTTTCCCTTATATTCATGATTGTTGTTCTGTCTAGCATGAAATCCATTGTTCCTGTTAGCCTGGTTGTTGTGTCCTTGTGGATATCCATTTAACTTGTAGCATTTCTCCCTGATATGTCCCGTCTTTTTGCAGAAATCACAAAACATAGCATTCATATTGCTACTGCTGCCTAAGTAATAATTGGATCCTCCATAGTTATTGTTATTTCCTAAGGTACTGTTACTTCCGGAATAGTTGTTGTTGGAGAATGATGTCTTATAGTTCCTTCCTGCTGGGCCCTTTCCATTACTATTGGAAGTATTTACACTCAAAGAAGCTGACTCCATAGGAATTCGACTAGAAGGTCTAAATTCTCTCTGTTTCTCCTCTTGGATCAGTAATGAGAAAGCATGCGCCATGGATGGAAGAAGATTCATCATAAGAATGTTTCCTCTTACCACAGTGTATGCCTCATTCATCCCCATCAAAAACTGTACCAAACGTCTATCCTGTTCTGCTCTGTGTAGCCCATCCTTGGCTCCACAAGTGCAAGTGCAAGAGCACTGATTTCTCATATTCAGAGTATTCAATTCTTCCCAAAGCTTTTTGATTCTAGTGTAATAGACAGTGATGTCCAAACTACCTTGTGTGAGATCATTAATTTCCTTCTGGATCTGATATAACTTTGCTCCATTAGTCTGATCATACCTATCTTCAAGTTCTTTCCAAATTTCCACTGAATTGTTAACATATTCCACACTATCTGAAATCTCCTTAGTGGGAATTTAAGATCCAGGAAGTTACCATATCATCACATCGTTGCCATTGACGTGACTGAGGTGAATTCGCAGTTGATTTAACACAGCTACCATCGATGAACCTGAGCTTGTTCTTCACTGACAAACCTCGCATGACTCCTCTTTTCCAGGATCGATATCCTGTGCCATCGAATTGAACTGGAACTAGTACCATTCCAAGGCTATCGGAGGGATGCACATAGAGAGCACTGCTCGCATCACCACCAGTAGAAGTTCCCTCTGTTGAAGGAATATTTTCAGCACCTGTCATGGTAAAGGATCAACTAGGAAGATGAACGAAAAATTCAGATCGAAAGAGACGAGAGCAAgttaggctctgataccatatcaAACTACACAACAATGGTgagcatctaatcaaagaacaACAGAGAAGCCATAATTGGCAATTGAGAGAAGCAGTTTGCAGAATCTGAGATTTGAGAAAATGTGAACTCACACTTTGTGTATTGATCGATACAAGTATTTATACACAAGAATGTAATGTTGACAGCTGTATCCAACTAAGCAAAAGTAGaagataagaaaagaaaatatcctAACTAACTTTCTGATTCCCTAACCAACTTGATGTGACAGCCTAACTAACAATCTAACTAATTGACTAGCTAACGGTAATTAACACTAATTACAACTAATTACAATGCATAATTAGATTGTTAATAAAAGTGCGAAAAGAAAATGCGGAAGACTGTTAATTTCTTGATTGCCTAGAAATCTTAAAAGTTGTAGACTAAATAATCTGACCTTTCGTTCATTATAAGCTGCCACAATAGCGAGATTATTTATGTTAATTGATGTTGTCTTTGCACCAGCTGAGTTTTCCTCTTAGGTTAATGAACTTTTTTAACCGTTCTTTAGGATTATTTGCATTCCCCGCCTCCTTGGTCTGTCAGCATTCTTCTGTCTACACCATACAGGCCAGGCTTCACCTGTAGATaggtttttatttttgtcttttttggCTATCTTTTTTATATAGGGGATTGCAAAAGGATGTTGGTATATGTTTCTGTAATTGTTGCTTGTCACGTtgccttattaattatgatagGGATTATTTTTGGTTTCTAAAGGAGTAAATTGGTACCTCTTCTGGGTATAGACGTTTAGGAACACACATACTACCTGCAGATGATTTGATTATTATGTTACAGTGTTTTAGTACCCAGACATCATATGTCTACAATGTTGTGATACTATTCATGATATAATACTACcaatctttttcttctaaagCATGAGTGACACTCATTTCTGCACATATAACAGGCAGCGAAAGTAGTTCATTTCTCGGATTATCCAAGTTTATGATTTGAGGATTAGATAACCAGTATTATTAGGTATTGCTGCTGTTATTTTGTTTTGGATATGTAaaatgcatgtattgttaatga is part of the Solanum stenotomum isolate F172 chromosome 8, ASM1918654v1, whole genome shotgun sequence genome and encodes:
- the LOC125873611 gene encoding uncharacterized protein LOC125873611: MTGAENIPSTEGTSTGGDASSALYVHPSDSLGMVLVPVQFDGTGYRSWKRGVMRGLSVKNKLRFIDDSVEYVNNSVEIWKELEDRYDQTNGAKLYQIQKEINDLTQGSLDITVYYTRIKKLWEELNTLNMRNQCSCTCTCGAKDGLHRAEQDRRLVQFLMGMNEAYTVVRGNILMMNLLPSMAHAFSLLIQEEKQREFRPSSRIPMESASLSVNTSNSNGKGPAGRNYKTSFSNNNYSGSNSTLGNNNNYGGSNYYLGSSSNMNAMFCDFCKKTGHIREKCYKLNGYPQGHNNQANRNNGFHARQNNNHEYKGKRVVANVHGSPDDMMPAQGEDCPQGNHNQNATLTKDQYAHIMNLLQHFXSATEFQNLTMILKRTYNFKTS